A stretch of the Lactuca sativa cultivar Salinas chromosome 9, Lsat_Salinas_v11, whole genome shotgun sequence genome encodes the following:
- the LOC111902149 gene encoding pentatricopeptide repeat-containing protein At4g14820, with the protein MMNAIAMTSIPQPIVPSTINRNLFNSLSAASSLSHLKQVHAQILRSGLDRSNSLLIKLILSACTLSSPSFDYALSVFHQMHNPEPHLSNKFLRQLSRSSNPEKTLLAYAKMREQGFVIDSFSLPPLLKASTRISALNEGMELQGFATKMDFVSDPYVQTGLVAMYAASRHIEDARLVFDKMSHRDIVAWDMMINGYCASGSYSNVLPLIEEMKRSNIKPDEKIFSTILSACSRAGNLEFGKAFHEFIIENKVVIDYNLHCALIIMYAGCGSMDMAGSLFKELSPKNIVVSTSMITGYSNTGQIEAARQLFDQMPQKDLVCWSAMISGYAEGDQPQEALGLFQQLLNSGLKPDQITMLSVISACAHLGALDHAIEIQSYVDKNQFGEILSVNNALIDMYAKCGALEKARGVFARMHTRNVITWSTMIGAYAVHGEAVKALDLFHQMRLQKVHPNGVTFVALLYACSHGGLVQEGKKMFASMVNEYNITPKREHFGCMVDLFGRANMLREALEVIEEMPMAPNVVIWGSLMAACRIHNEVELGEFAANRVLELDPYHDGAHILLSNIYAKEKRWENVGEMRKVMQNKGILKQRGCSRIELNGKLHEFLTADRNHEDVDEIYGKLDEVVSELEVAGYTPNMCSVLVDLEEEEKKKVILWHSEKLALCYGLVRRKRGDCIRIIKNLRVCEDCHNFMKLASKVYEIEIVVRDRTRFHRYIDGVCSCKDYW; encoded by the exons ATGATGAATGCCATTGCCATGACCAGCATCCCACAACCCATTGTTCCTTCCACCATCAACCGAAACCTCTTCAACTCCCTCTCTGCTGCTTCCTCTCTTTCACACCTTAAGCAAGTCCACGCTCAAATCCTCCGCTCTGGCCTTGACCGCTCCAATTCCCTCCTCATCAAACTCATCCTCTCCGCTTGCACCCTATCATCCCCGTCCTTCGATTACGCTCTATCCGTCTTCCATCAAATGCACAACCCAGAACCCCATCTCTCTAATAAATTCTTGCGTCAACTTTCTCGAAGCAGCAACCCTGAAAAGACTCTTCTAGCATACGCCAAGATGAGGGAGCAAGGAtttgttattgatagttttagCTTGCCACCGCTTCTCAAGGCGTCCACGAGAATTTCAGCTTTAAATGAAGGGATGGAACTTCAAGGGTTCGCTACAAAAATGGATTTTGTGTCGGACCCGTATGTGCAGACGGGTTTGGTTGCAATGTATGCCGCCTCCCGACACATTGAAGATGCACGGTTGGTGTTTGATAAAATGTCCCACAGAGATATAGTTGCTTGGGATATGATGATTAATGG TTATTGCGCAAGTGGGAGCTACAGCAATGTGTTGCCCTTGATTGAGGAGATGAAAAGATCGAACATAAAACCAGATGAAAAGATCTTCTCAACCATCCTCTCTGCTTGTAGCCGTGCTGGAAATCTAGAATTCGGGAAAGCATTTCACGAGTTTAtcattgaaaacaaagttgtaattgATTACAACCTGCATTGCGCACTCATCATTATGTATGCAGGTTGTGGCTCCATGGACATGGCCGGGAGTTTATTCAAAGAGCTGTCCCCAAAGAACATAGTTGTATCAACTTCCATGATTACTGGGTATTCAAATACCGGACAGATCGAGGCCGCCCGCCAACTGTTCGATCAAATGCCTCAAAAAGACTTGGTTTGCTGGAGTGCAATGATTTCTGGATATGCAGAGGGAGATCAGCCTCAGGAAGCCCTTGGATTGTTTCAGCAACTGCTAAATTCGGGACTGAAACCTGATCAGATCACCATGCTGAGTGTAATTTCAGCTTGTGCTCATCTAGGCGCTCTCGatcatgcaatcgaaatccaatCGTATGTTGACAAGAATCAATTTGGTGAAATATTATCGGTGAACAATGCACTTATTGACATGTATGCCAAATGtggagccctggagaaggcgagAGGAGTCTTTGCAAGGATGCATACACGAAATGTCATTACCTGGAGCACCATGATCGGAGCGTATGCTGTTCATGGAGAAGCTGTAAAAGCTCTTGATCTATTCCATCAAATGAGACTCCAAAAAGTTCACCCAAATGGTGTAACTTTTGTGGCTTTGTTGTATGCTTGTAGCCATGGAGGTTTAGTCCAAGAGGGTAAAAAAATGTTCGCATCAATGGTTAACGAGTACAATATTACACCCAAACGTGAGCATTTCGGTTGCATGGTGGATCTTTTTGGTCGAGCCAATATGCTTAGAGAAGCTCTTGAGGTAATTGAGGAGATGCCCATGGCACCAAATGTTGTCATCTGGGGTTCCTTGATGGCTGCTTGTCGGATCCACAATGAGGTTGAACTCGGTGAGTTTGCAGCAAACCGTGTTCTTGAGCTTGACCCGTATCATGATGGAGCCCATATTTTGTTATCGAATATATACGCCAAAGAAAAGAGATGGGAAAATGTTGGGGAAATGAGGAAAGTTATGCAAAATAAGGGAATCTTGAAGCAACGAGGGTGTAGTAGAATTGAATTGAATGGTAAATTACATGAGTTTTTAACAGCGGATCGAAATCATGAAGATGTAGATGAGATATATGGTAAGTTAGATGAGGTGGTAAGTGAGTTAGAGGTGGCGGGTTACACTCCAAATATGTGCAGTGTTTTGGTTGATTTGgaggaagaagagaagaaaaaggTGATTTTATGGCACAGTGAGAAGTTGGCGTTGTGTTATGGGTTGGTGAGAAGGAAAAGGGGAGATTGTATACGAATAATTAAGAATCTGAGAGTATGTGAAGATTGTCATAACTTCATGAAACTAGCTTCCAAGGTTTATGAAATTGAGATTGTGGTACGTGATAGAACTAGGTTTCACCGTTACATTGATGGTGTTTGTTCATGCAAAGACTATTGGTGA